The Urbifossiella limnaea genome has a window encoding:
- a CDS encoding DUF6896 domain-containing protein produces the protein MDARLDALLAALTRVDAPFDVRHLPEPGALPSPWETWTLIGLARHRGRQFWVADLVRTRLRGAPTDLAAAGALGHPEAVPQLGPVPGMPEWEYYFHGRGCRVTHKVDGESIDVDFYGETAEYFDTYFYKNYLESLRRPEPPEERLLALHPSPRTISLAIASLLAAGGLTPFEGRDSHPYRLADGVIDALDAIDAFCAAWEDPSRRPRLAALIGDWPAAEETAPRAERCRELWRQRVRRDLKVPFVGADALQALADLNSPDLDRHLEDALREPPSGIVSAALAVIGKADDPKWCDRVYALFSRVDPSGPLPQPHIWMTSLKYLLRHGYRKAEMTTALAKAGRTEVGEAVLVALEHAPELALPLIRRGLISEVPIDRTEVAAILTLVGKPWSLQELLGALKASDDQERTADARAALLETGDPEAERAVLEWEEMNPHENETGSYLEIGGRCLGPFYSMGEHVLRNRGEYVRYEMGKLHDRVMKLRNVVPPEPPAPSPWWKFWAG, from the coding sequence ATGGACGCCCGCCTCGACGCACTCCTGGCCGCCCTGACGCGCGTTGACGCTCCGTTCGACGTCCGTCACCTCCCCGAACCCGGCGCGCTCCCCTCCCCGTGGGAGACGTGGACCCTGATCGGGCTCGCCCGCCACCGGGGGCGGCAGTTCTGGGTCGCCGACCTCGTCCGCACCCGGCTCCGGGGCGCGCCCACGGACCTCGCCGCCGCCGGCGCGCTGGGGCACCCGGAGGCCGTCCCGCAACTCGGCCCCGTGCCCGGCATGCCGGAATGGGAGTACTACTTCCACGGCCGCGGCTGCCGTGTTACCCACAAGGTGGACGGCGAATCGATCGACGTGGACTTCTACGGCGAGACCGCGGAGTACTTCGACACCTACTTCTACAAGAACTACCTCGAATCCCTCCGCCGGCCGGAGCCCCCCGAGGAGCGGCTACTCGCGCTTCACCCGTCGCCCCGCACGATCAGCCTCGCCATCGCCTCCTTGCTCGCCGCCGGGGGGCTGACGCCGTTCGAGGGCCGGGACTCTCACCCCTACCGCCTCGCGGACGGGGTCATCGACGCCCTCGACGCGATCGACGCCTTCTGCGCCGCCTGGGAAGACCCGAGCCGCCGCCCCCGGCTCGCCGCCCTCATCGGTGACTGGCCGGCAGCAGAAGAAACGGCCCCACGTGCAGAGCGCTGCCGCGAGCTGTGGCGTCAACGGGTGCGCCGCGACCTCAAGGTGCCATTCGTCGGTGCCGATGCCCTGCAGGCCCTCGCCGACCTCAATTCGCCGGACCTCGACCGCCATCTGGAGGACGCGCTGCGCGAGCCGCCGAGCGGGATCGTCTCGGCGGCACTCGCGGTAATCGGGAAGGCCGACGACCCGAAGTGGTGCGACCGCGTGTACGCCCTGTTCTCCCGCGTCGACCCCTCGGGCCCACTCCCTCAGCCGCACATCTGGATGACCTCGCTCAAGTACCTCCTCCGCCACGGCTATCGGAAGGCGGAGATGACCACCGCGCTCGCGAAGGCGGGGAGGACCGAGGTGGGTGAGGCCGTGTTGGTGGCGCTCGAACACGCGCCCGAGTTGGCCCTGCCGCTCATCCGCCGGGGCCTGATCTCGGAGGTGCCGATCGACCGCACCGAGGTCGCCGCGATCCTCACCCTCGTTGGGAAGCCGTGGAGCTTGCAGGAACTCCTGGGAGCCCTGAAGGCATCGGACGATCAGGAGCGGACGGCCGACGCCCGGGCGGCCCTGCTGGAGACGGGTGACCCGGAAGCCGAGCGGGCCGTCCTGGAGTGGGAGGAGATGAACCCGCACGAGAACGAGACCGGCAGCTACCTGGAGATCGGCGGGCGGTGCCTGGGGCCGTTCTACTCCATGGGGGAACACGTCCTGAGGAACCGGGGCGAGTACGTCCGCTACGAGATGGGCAAGCTCCACGACCGTGTCATGAAACTCAGGAACGTCGTCCCGCCCGAGCCCCCTGCACCCAGCCCGTGGTGGAAGTTCTGGGCGGGATGA
- a CDS encoding ECF-type sigma factor has product MSDVTRLLEAAQAGDRQAAAELLPLVYDELRRLAAARMAAEAPGHTLDATALVHEAYLRLVGGENRPTWEHRRQFVAAAAEAMRRILVDHARRARAEKRGGDRGRVPIDGLPAAATDPTDWAEVDDALGRLAALDAGAAAVVRLKVFGGASVEEAADLLGVSRATAYRDWAFARAWLRDALGRSEQISEKS; this is encoded by the coding sequence ATGTCCGATGTGACCCGTCTCCTGGAAGCCGCCCAAGCCGGTGATCGCCAGGCCGCCGCGGAGTTGCTCCCGCTCGTGTACGACGAGTTGCGGAGGCTCGCGGCCGCCCGCATGGCGGCCGAAGCCCCCGGGCACACGCTCGACGCCACGGCGCTCGTCCACGAGGCCTACCTGCGGCTCGTCGGCGGGGAGAACCGGCCGACGTGGGAGCACCGCCGGCAGTTCGTCGCGGCCGCCGCCGAGGCCATGCGCCGCATCCTCGTCGATCACGCCCGCCGCGCCCGGGCCGAGAAGCGTGGCGGGGACCGCGGACGTGTCCCGATCGACGGCCTCCCGGCGGCCGCCACCGACCCGACCGACTGGGCGGAGGTGGACGACGCCCTGGGCCGGCTCGCCGCTCTCGACGCCGGTGCCGCCGCTGTCGTGCGGCTGAAGGTGTTCGGTGGGGCGTCGGTCGAAGAAGCGGCCGACCTGCTCGGGGTCTCGCGGGCCACGGCGTACCGCGACTGGGCGTTCGCCCGGGCCTGGCTCCGCGACGCACTCGGGCGGTCGGAACAGATCTCAGAAAAAAGCTGA